From one Synechocystis sp. PCC 6803 substr. PCC-P genomic stretch:
- a CDS encoding RNA methyltransferase, which yields MPDTSAFSATTRPYFATVARGLEAIAAQELTELGAEQVKPEFAGVAFIGDRALLYRINLWSRLIYRVLMPMATVKAFNAQDLYRSIKKIDWDEYFSPEQTLQINCTGKNPQLNHSHFTALQVKNAIVDQQRDRYQRRSSVDLEQPDIVINAHIHQNHCQLSLDSTGFSLHRRGYRPALGNAPLKETLASALLTMAGWTPELPLYDPLCGSGTFLLEAGLQSLNIAPGKFQPGFCFQQWPDFDQDLWHSLLQTAKAGERDTLQAPLWGSDGDREVIQAAKSNAQQCQLGGKIHWQKLNFADIEPPAAEGVLICNPPYGKRIGQEEALGDFYQQIGDVLKQRFRGWTAFVFSGNKALTKRIGLRTSARFPVNNGGLPCTLLKYELY from the coding sequence ATTTTGCCACTGTGGCCCGGGGACTGGAGGCGATCGCCGCCCAGGAGTTAACTGAATTGGGGGCAGAACAGGTAAAGCCAGAATTTGCTGGGGTTGCCTTCATTGGCGATCGGGCCCTACTGTACCGCATTAACCTCTGGTCTCGGTTAATTTATCGGGTGCTGATGCCCATGGCCACGGTCAAAGCCTTTAACGCCCAGGACCTATACCGCAGCATCAAAAAAATAGATTGGGACGAATATTTCAGCCCCGAGCAAACTTTACAAATTAACTGCACTGGCAAAAATCCCCAGCTTAACCATAGCCATTTCACCGCTCTTCAGGTGAAAAATGCCATTGTTGATCAACAGCGTGATCGCTATCAACGTCGTTCTAGTGTTGACCTCGAGCAGCCAGATATAGTTATCAATGCCCACATTCACCAAAACCATTGTCAACTAAGTTTGGATAGTACGGGTTTTAGTCTGCACCGTCGGGGTTATCGGCCTGCCCTGGGGAATGCCCCCCTGAAGGAGACCTTAGCTTCTGCTTTGTTAACTATGGCCGGATGGACTCCGGAACTCCCCCTTTATGATCCCCTCTGTGGCTCTGGTACTTTTCTCTTGGAAGCGGGGCTACAAAGTTTAAACATTGCTCCCGGCAAATTTCAGCCTGGTTTTTGTTTTCAGCAATGGCCCGATTTCGACCAAGACCTCTGGCATTCCCTCCTGCAAACAGCCAAGGCCGGGGAAAGGGATACCCTCCAAGCTCCCCTGTGGGGCAGTGACGGCGATCGGGAGGTAATTCAGGCGGCTAAGAGCAATGCCCAACAATGTCAGTTGGGAGGAAAAATCCATTGGCAAAAATTGAATTTTGCCGACATTGAACCACCGGCCGCCGAAGGAGTGCTAATTTGTAATCCTCCCTACGGTAAGCGCATTGGCCAAGAGGAAGCATTGGGGGATTTTTATCAACAAATAGGGGATGTGCTCAAGCAAAGATTTAGGGGTTGGACAGCCTTCGTTTTCAGTGGAAACAAGGCTTTGACCAAACGCATTGGCTTAAGAACCTCTGCCCGTTTTCCC